A single genomic interval of Oryza sativa Japonica Group chromosome 7, ASM3414082v1 harbors:
- the LOC9269508 gene encoding non-specific lipid transfer protein-like 1 produces the protein MQRGAATAMPTLLMTIFLVALVSGGRVASQPQPQEAPAPAPEGTGSSSGACTAVLAKLADCVQYATAGSPLRQPPGSCCTEVERGVKDPAAVGCVCTLLAGNTYGLPLNLTRAAGLPAACGAPPTALSNCNVPSPKGGDRSGSSPKSTATPAPITIVVFVATVVAVFCYL, from the exons ATGCAGCGCGGCGCCGCCACTGCCATGCCCACGCTCTTGATGACCATCTTCCTCGTGGCTCTCGTATCCGGTGGCCGGGTAGcgtcgcagccgcagccgcaggaggcgccagcgccggcgccggagggcACCGGGAGCAGTAGCGGCGCCTGCACCGCCGTGCTAGCCAAGCTGGCGGACTGCGTGCAGTACGCCACCGCGGGCAGCCCGCTGAGGCAGCCGCCGGGGAGCTGCTGCACCGAGGTGGAGCGCGGCGTGAAGgaccccgccgccgtcggctgcgTCTGCACCCTCCTCGCCGGCAACACCTACGGCCTCCCTCTCAACCTCACGCGCGCCGCTGGCCTCCCCGCCGCCTGCGGCGCCCCGCCCACCGCCCTCAGCAACTGCAATG TGCCTTCACCAAAAGGTGGAGACAGATCTGGTTCATCACCCAAGTCCACGGCCACTCCAGCCCCGATCACAATAGTCGTCTTCGTCGCCACAGTAGTAGCTGTCTTCTGCTACCTCTAA
- the LOC107276319 gene encoding alcohol-forming fatty acyl-CoA reductase: protein MDAATVAGYFKDKSILITGSTGFLGKIFVEKILRIQPDVKKIFLLVRAADTSSAEQRVLNEVIGNELFGPLRENYGSNFYSFMKEKISPLAGDIINENLGLESLEILKLSKEIDIIVNGAATTNFYERYDVSLASNVLGAKYVCKFAKKCANLKMFLHISTAFVSGEQEGLLLEKVFQIGETLKEGCHLDIAAELQLVESVKAELTHSTNGKSEQTEKITMKKLGLKRARQFGWPNTYVFTKAMGEMLVGHFGRELPVVIIRPSIVSSIYHDPLPGWIEGTRTIDSIISAYAKQTIPHFIGAGHVILDVIPGDMVVNAMLVAMAVHWSERGQVIIHVTSSQQNPLSTSTMLDLMYRYFTANPQTMGKNGKVVKTKRLNITNKTGFRAYMFLKYKLPLEVLHLVNPLLGGYFSQYYNKSIRSYRYFVLLAKLYMPYAFFNACFNGTNLARLQTATTQDQSKEACVLNFDPKSIDWEYYLYNSHIPGVMKYAHKK from the exons ATGGACGCGGCTACAGTTGCAGGATATTTCAAGGACAAGAGCATTTTGATCACTGGCTCAACTGGATTTCTTGGAAAAA TATTCGTGGAGAAGATACTGAGAATTCAGCCTGATGTGAAGAAGATTTTTCTCCTGGTGAGGGCCGCCGATACATCATCCGCGGAGCAGCGTGTGCTGAATGAg GTTATAGGGAACGAACTCTTTGGGCCCTTGCGAGAAAACTATGGATCTAATTTCTATAGCTTCATGAAGGAAAAGATATCACCTTTAGCCGGAGATATCATTAATGAGAATTTAGGCCTTGAGAGCTTGGAAATATTAAAATTGTCAAAGGAGATTGATATCATTGTTAATGGAGCTGCAACAACAAATTTTTATGAAAG ATATGATGTTTCCTTGGCATCCAATGTCTTAGGAGCAAAATATGTTTGCAAATTTGCAAAGAAGTGTGCAAATCTGAAAATGTTCCTCCATATTTCCACTG CATTTGTATCTGGAGAGCAAGAAGGACTTTTATTGGAGAAGGTATTTCAGATTGGGGAAACACTGAAGGAAGGATGCCATTTAGACATTGCAGCTGAATTACAATTGGTTGAGTCTGTCAAGGCAGAACTTACGCACTCCACCAATGGTAAATCGGAGCAAACAGAAAAGATAACCATGAAGAAACTTGGATTGAAGAg AGCTAGACAATTTGGGTGGCCCAACACGTATGTGTTCACAAAGGCAATGGGTGAGATGCTAGTTGGACACTTTGGGCGTGAACTTCCGGTTGTGATTATTCGCCCAAGTATTGTATCCAGCATTTACCATGATCCGCTCCCTGGGTGGATAGAAGGAACTAG GACAATTGACAGTATAATTTCTGCTTACGCCAAGCAAACTATTCCACATTTCATCGGTGCTGGTCATGTCATCCTTGATGTG ATTCCCGGTGATATGGTGGTGAATGCGATGTTGGTAGCCATGGCCGTTCACTGGAGTGAGAGAGGCCAAGTTATCATCCATGTGACATCATCCCAGCAGAACCCGTTGTCAACCTCTACCATGCTGGACTTGATGTATCGCTATTTTACTGCTAATCCACAGACAATGGGAAAGAACGGAAAAGTCGTCAAAACCAAAAGGCTCAACATTACCAATAAAACAGGTTTCCGAGCATACATGTTTCTTAAATACAAGCTACCTTTAGAG GTTCTGCATTTGGTGAATCCACTATTGGGTGGATATTTTTCTCAGTATTACAATAAATCCATAAGAAGCTACAGATATTTCGTTCTTCTGGCCAAGTTATACATGCCATATGCTTTCTTCAACGCCTG CTTCAATGGCACAAACTTGGCAAGACTGCAGACGGCGACAACTCAAGACCAGAGCAAAGAAGCCTGTGTGCTTAATTTTGATCCCAAGTCCATTGACTGGGAGTACTATCTGTACAACAGCCACATACCTGGCGTTATGAAGTATGCCCACAAAAAGTAG
- the LOC9271101 gene encoding myricetin 3-O-rhamnoside 1,2-glucosyltransferase UGT709G2, with the protein MAAAHVLVFPWPVQGHINCMLHFATGLLRAGLHVTFLHSDHTLPAAGDDDDDALAAASPRLRYASIPDGLPDGHPRHAGAAVRLMESVQTQSSAYRSLLAELARGDGDGGGFPPVTCVVADGLLPFAVDVAEELGVPALSFRTASACSFLAYLSVPRLFELGELPFPAGGDLDEPVRGVPGMESFLRRRDLPGQCRNCTELQNDPLLEMVIDFTARSRHARALVLNTAASMERAALDHIARNMRDVFAVGPLHVMSPAPAAALASQWREDDGCMAWLDGQADRSVVYVSLGSLTVISPEQFTEFLSGLVAAGHPFLWVLRPDMVTARLQHADLQEAVVAAAAGDSKARVVRWAPQRDVLRHRAVGCFLTHAGWNSTLEAAVEGVPTVCWPFFVDQQINSRLVGAVWRTGLDMKDVCDAAVLARMVREAMESGEIRASAQALSQQLGRDVADGGSSATEFKRLIAFIEQLSTTAQNGGCSDGG; encoded by the coding sequence ATGGCGGCCGCGCACGTGCTCGTCTTCCCGTGGCCGGTGCAGGGCCACATCAACTGCATGCTCCACTTCGCCACCGGCCTCCTCCGAGCAGGCCTCCACGTCACCTTCCTCCACAGCGACCAcaccctccccgccgccggcgacgacgacgacgacgcgctggccgccgcctcgccgcggctCCGTTACGCGTCCATCCCCGACGGCCTCCCCGACGGCCACCCACGCCACGCGGGCGCAGCCGTGCGGCTCATGGAGTCCGTGCAGACACAGTCCAGCGCGTACCGCTCCCTGCTCGCGGAGCTGGCTCGTggtgatggcgatggcggcggcttcCCTCCGGTGACCTGCGTCGTCGCCGATGGCCTCTTGCCGTTCGCGGTTGATGTCGCCGAGGAGCTCGGCGTCCCGGCGCTCAGCTTCCGCACGGCGAGCGCGTGCAGCTTCCTCGCCTACCTGTCCGTGCCCAGGCTGTTCGAGCTCGGCGAGCTCCCCTTCCCGGCCGGTGGCGACCTCGACGAGCCGGTGCGCGGCGTCCCGGGCATGGAGAGCTTCCTGCGCCGGCGGGATCTTCCAGGCCAGTGCCGCAACTGCACCGAGCTTCAGAACGACCCGCTGCTGGAGATGGTGATCGATTTCACGGCGCGCAGCCGGCACGCGCGGGCGCTCGTGCTGAACACGGCGGCGTCCATGGAGCGCGCCGCGCTCGACCACATCGCGCGCAACATGCGCGACGTCTTCGCCGTCGGACCGCTCCACGTCATgtccccggcgccggccgccgccttggCCAGCCAGTGGAGGGAGGACGACGGCTGCATGGCGTGGCTGGACGGCCAGGCGGACCGGTCCGTCGTGTACGTCAGCCTGGGGAGCCTCACCGTCATCTCGCCGGAGCAGTTCACGGAGTTCCTGTCcgggctcgtcgccgccggccacccgtTCCTCTGGGTGCTCCGGCCGGACATGGTCACGGCGAGGCTGCAGCACGCCGACCTCCAAGAAgccgtcgtggcggcggcggcgggagacaGCAAGGCGCGCGTCGTGCGGTGGGCGCCGCAGCGGGACGTGCTGCGGCACCGCGCCGTGGGGTGCTTCCTGACGCACGCCGGCTGGAACTCGACGCTGGAGGCTGCCGTCGAGGGCGTGCCGACGGTGTGCTGGCCGTTCTTCGTCGACCAGCAGATCAACAGCAGGCTCGTCGGCGCCGTGTGGAGGACGGGGCTGGACATGAAGGACGTGTGCGACGCCGCCGTCTTGGCGAGGATGGTGAGGGAGGCGATGGAGTCCGGCGAGATCAGGGCGTCGGCACAAGCTCTGTCGCAGCAGTTGGGACGGGACGTCGCCGACGGcggctcgtcggcgacggagttCAAGAGGCTCATCGCGTTCATCGAGCAGCTGAGCACGACGGCCCAGAACGGCGGCTGCAGCGATGGAGGATGA